One stretch of Heptranchias perlo isolate sHepPer1 chromosome 29, sHepPer1.hap1, whole genome shotgun sequence DNA includes these proteins:
- the LOC137299359 gene encoding zona pellucida sperm-binding protein 4-like has protein sequence MDHWVLSLWLLAGLSLLRAHPLLLGDDVCPTEPGWRFDCGHPGINSTECTAQGCCFDPRSSNVHPCFYSLRNSPVCTADGQFILVISKNLTRPALNLSSVYVKDGQEAECRPKLTTAQLVIFRFPITSCGSTKREENGSLVYETDVLGKRQILTGKRGSITRDSTFSLHVQCKYKGRQETGLQINVTVYTVSPPPPASEEGILQLELRIAKGGDYRSWYVDSEYPIQSILQDPVFVEVHVQDRTDPMIVLRLHDCWATPVPAPNHEVQWSLLVDGCPDEGDDYQTVLHPVDVFSGLTFPTHHKRFEVKTFVFLDGDSAQPLTEQVYLHCTAEVCSPSAQDDCMSKCGTKRRRSTDDHEGTLVSAPGPIIFLKDENHQSKKLLEENDGAGSPSPVLRGAGIGFVVVSLSLLVVMVAVYRMKKPRAVTSQCNEIKQK, from the exons ATGGATCATTGGGTGCTTTCTCTCTGGCTCTTGGCCGGGCTCTCCTTACTCCGAGCCCACCCACTGCTCCTGGGAGATGATGTTTGTCCAACAGAGCCAGGCTGGAGATTTGACTGCGGCCACCCAGGGATTAACAGCACCGAGTGCACCGCTCAGGGTTGTTGCTTTGACCCGCGGAGCTCCAATGTCCATCCCTGCTTCTACAGTCTGAGGAACAGCCCAG TGTGTACAGCAGATGGCCAGTTCATCCTAGTGATCTCCAAGAACCTGACCCGTCCTGCCCTCAACCTGTCATCTGTGTATGTGAAAGATGGACAAGAAGCGGAGTGCAGGCCTAAACTGACCACTGCCCAACTTGTGATCTTCCGCTTCCCGATTACCTCTTGTGGCTCGACCAAGCGG GAGGAGAATGGAAGCTTGGTGTATGAAACAGATGTGTTGGGCAAGAGGCAGATTCTGACTGGGAAACGGGGCTCGATAACCCGGGACAGCACTTTCAG CCTGCATGTCCAGTGCAAGTACAAGGGGAGGCAAGAGACCGGCCTGCAAATCAATGTCACAGTTTACACTGtttctccaccacctcctgcttctgaGGAGGGGATTCTGCAACTGGAACTGAGAATTGCAAAAG GTGGTGACTACAGATCCTGGTATGTGGATAGTGAGTATCCCATTCAGAGTATCCTTCAGGACCCAGTGTTTGTGGAGGTTCATGTCCAGGACCGCACTGACCCAATGATTGTCCTGAGGTTGCATGACTGCTGGGCGACTCCTGTCCCAGCCCCAAACCATGAGGTGCAGTGGAGTCTACTGGTGGATGG GTGCCCCGATGAGGGTGATGACTACCAGACTGTCCTACACCCAGTGGACGTGTTTTCTGGCCTGACGTTCCCAACCCATCACAAGCGGTTTGAAGTGAAGACTTTTGTTTTCCTGGATGGAGACTCAGCCCAGCCTCTAACTGAACAG GTTTACTTGCACTGCACCGCTGAGGTTTGCTCACCCTCTGCTCAGGATGACTGTATGTCCAAATGTGGCACAA AGAGACGCAGGAGTACAGATGACCATGAGGGAACCTTGGTGAGTGCTCCTGGTCCCATCATTTTTCTGAAAGATGAGAATCACCAGTCTAAGAAGCTGCTTGAAGAGAATG ACGGTGCTGGGTCTCCTTCTCCGGTTCTGCGTGGAGCAGGCATTGGCTTTGTTGTGGTGTCGCTGTCCctgttggtggtgatggttgcAGTTTACAGGATGAAGAAACCAAGAGCTGTCACTTCTCAATGTAATGAGATTAAACAGAAATAA